From the Leishmania panamensis strain MHOM/PA/94/PSC-1 chromosome 31 sequence genome, one window contains:
- the AQP1 gene encoding aquaglyceroporin (TriTrypDB/GeneDB-style sysID: LpmP.31.0020) — protein sequence MAIENHMDEDQQQRQKRDLTAQDTWPLYRYRWWIREYVAEFFGSFFLLSFGIGVTATTTFHAGNTASFQTNVSYLAITLGWGFGLAIALFITMGVSGGHLNPAVTLANCAFGAFPWRKAPGFMLAQLLGAILGAANVYGLFKQHFDDAAVMLLPNETMASKFSGVFVTYPNVSNVFAVWSEIFNTMVLMMGILAINDNRMTPADGYKPVAVGLLLFVIGITTGINSGYALNPTRDLGPRIFTAMLWGKEPFILHGYYFWIPIVGPIAGALLGMFLYVFCIIPSGA from the coding sequence ATGGCGATTGAAAACCACATGGACGAGgatcagcagcagaggcagaaACGAGACTTGACGGCGCAGGATACGTGGCCTCTTTACCGGTACCGATGGTGGATACGCGAGTACGTTGCCGAGTTCTTCGGATcgtttttcctcctttcctttggCATCGGCGTCACCGCAACCACCACGTTTCACGCCGGTAACACAGCCTCTTTTCAGACAAACGTGAGCTACCTCGCAATCACCTTGGGATGGGGTTTTGGGCTTGCCATTGCCCTTTTCATAACTATGGGTGTGTCCGGTGGTCACTTGAATCCGGCTGTAACACTCGCCAACTGCGCCTTTGGCGCCTTTCCTTGGCGTAAAGCGCCAGGCTTTATGTTAGCCCAGCTTCTCGGTGCCATCCTGGGTGCGGCCAACGTCTATGGGCTCTTCAAGCAGCACTTTGACGACGCCGCGGTCATGTTGCTTCCAAACGAGACGATGGCCTCTAAGTTCAGCGGTGTCTTTGTCACATACCCGAACGTCTCGAACGTCTTTGCGGTGTGGAGTGAGATATTCAACACGATGGTGCTCATGATGGGCATTCTCGCCATCAACGATAACCGCATGACACCCGCCGATGGCTACAAGCCGGTTGCCGTGGGACTGCTGCTTTTCGTCATTGGTATCACGACCGGTATCAACTCTGGATATGCTCTCAACCCTACACGCGATCTCGGACCCCGTATATTCACAGCCATGCTCTGGGGCAAGGAGCCATTCATCCTGCACGGCTATTACTTCTGGATACCCATCGTCGGTCCGATTGCTGGCGCCCTTCTTGGCATGTTCTTGTACGTCTTTTGTATAATACCGAGCGGTGCGTAG
- a CDS encoding 5-methyltetrahydropteroyltriglutamate-homocysteine S-methyltransferase, putative (TriTrypDB/GeneDB-style sysID: LpmP.31.0010) has protein sequence MSSSVTTHTLGFPRVGVQRELKKTLESYWRGDLTEAALRQVGSELRKRHLQEQSERGVTLLPVGDFAWYDHVLTTTLMLGNAPLRHRANGDAAVNLDTLFRVARGRAPTGAPAAASEMTKWFNTNYHYIVPEFTSASAEFSVSWPQLFEEVEEAKELFDAKRLKPVLLGPVTYVYLGKVKGEESFDRASLLPKLVPVYAGILKRLAALGVEWVQVDEPALVLELESSWRNAYQETYRNLRAAVGTDVRLLLTTYFEDVSHHLSLIATLPVNGLHVDLSAQTQSVLEVERALPADWVLSAGVVNGRNVWRSNLLDAYQLLASLRKQSPDRAVWIGTSCSLLHSPINLECETGLDPEAKEWLAFALQKCGELKLLADAVVTGSEAAVAEYSAPLRARQDKERVVRMAVRDRVAGLTAADASRLDPFPQRWLVQQEKLNLPLWPTTTIGSFPQTAELRAQRLAHKKGRVGKEAYESQLKEHIAYAIKQQEDIGLDVLVHGEAERNDMVEYFGELLEGFAFTENGWVQSYGSRCVKPPIIIGDVWRPRPMTVSWAAYAQSLTSLPVKGMLTGPVTILCWSFVREDLAREKVTEQLALAIRDEVCDLERAGISVIQVDEPGLREGLPLQRSKWGEYLDWASRCFRVSTSGVALQTQIHTHMCYAEVNDVIHTIAAMDADVISIEASRSDMEPLTSFADFTYPNCVGPGVYDIHSPNIPTIQSIVDLLLRATQHIPVRQLWVNPDCGLKTRTWDECRAALHNMVAAATELRRIKPQ, from the coding sequence ATGTCTTCTTCCGTGACGACGCACACACTGGGCTTTCCACGTGTAGGCGTGCAACGGGAGCTGAAGAAGACGCTCGAGTCTTACTGGCGAGGCGACTTGACagaggctgcgctgcgccaggtTGGTAGTGAGCTCCGAAAGCGGCACCTGCAGgagcagagcgagaggggcgTGACCCTTCTCCCTGTCGGAGACTTTGCGTGGTACGACCATGTGCTGACGACCACTCTGATGCTGGGCAATGCACCTCTGCGTCACCGTGCTAACGGGGATGCCGCTGTCAACCTCGACACTCTCTTCCGCGTGGCCCGCGGTCGCGCGCCAACCGGCGCTcccgcggcggcgtctgaAATGACGAAGTGGTTCAATACAAACTACCACTACATTGTGCCAGAGTTCACGAGCGCGTCGGCGGAGTTCAGCGTCTCTTGGCCGCAGCTCTTCGAGGAGGttgaggaggcgaaggagctTTTCGATGCGAAGCGCCTGAAGCCGGTACTCCTCGGCCCCGTGACGTATGTGTACCTGGGCAAGGTGAAGGGTGAGGAATCGTTTGATCGTGCATCGCTGCTTCCGAAGCTCGTGCCGGTGTACGCGGGTATTCTCAAGCGCCTGGCGGCCTTGGGTGTGGAGTGGGTGCAGGTCGATGAGCCGGCGCTAGTGCTGGAGCTGGAGTCGAGCTGGAGGAATGCTTACCAGGAGACGTATCGCAACCTGCGCGCCGCGGTTGGCACTGAtgtgaggctgctgctgacaaCCTACTTTGAGGACGTATCGCATCACCTCTCGCTTATTGCCACCTTGCCGGTGAATGGGCTTCATGTGGACCTGAGCGCACAGACTCAGTCAGTTCTTGAGGTGGAGCGTGCGCTACCGGCGGACTGGGTCCTTTCTGCCGGCGTGGTAAACGGGCGAAATGTGTGGCGCTCGAATCTGCTGGACGCCTACCAACTGCTTGCTTCTCTGCGGAAGCAGTCCCCGGATCGTGCTGTGTGGATCGGCACATCATGCTCCCTCCTGCACTCCCCCATCAACCTGGAATGTGAGACGGGGCTCGATCcggaggcgaaggagtgGCTTGCGTTTGCGCTGCAGAAGTGCGGTGAACTAAAGCTGCTGGCGGACGCCGTCGTCACTGGAAGTGAGGCCGCTGTGGCGGAGTACAGCGCCCCTCTCCGTGCTCGACAGGACAAGGAGCGCGTAGTGCGCATGGCGGTGCGCGACCGTGTGGCGGGCCTgaccgccgccgacgcctcTCGTCTCGACCCCTTCCCACAGCGCTGGctcgtgcagcaggagaagctgaaCCTGCCCCTGtggcccaccaccaccatcggcTCCTTTCCGCAGACAGCCGAGttgcgtgcgcagcgcctggCGCACAAGAAGGGCCGCGTGGGCAAGGAAGCGTACGAGTCGCAGCTCAAGGAGCACATCGCGTACGCCATCAAGCAACAGGAGGACATCGGACTCGACGTCCTCGTCCATGGTGAGGCGGAGCGTAACGACATGGTGGAGTACTTTggcgagctgctcgagggcTTCGCCTTCACGGAGAACGGCTGGGTACAAAGCTACGGGTCGCGCTGCGTAAAGCCGCCGATCATTATTGGCGATGTCTGGCGTCCGCGCCCGATGACAGTCTCGTGGGCTGCCTACGCGCAGTCCCTGACGTCTCTGCCCGTGAAGGGCATGCTCACTGGCCCAGTCACGATTCTCTGTTGGTCGTTCGTTCGCGAGGATTTGGCACGAGAGAAGGTGACGGAGCAGCTGGCGCTTGCAATCCGTGACGAGGTGTGCGACCTCGAGCGCGCCGGCATCTCCGTGATCCAGGTGGACGAGCCGGGACTGCGTGaggggctgccgctgcagcggagcaAGTGGGGCGAGTACCTGGACTGGGCCTCACGCTGCTTCCGCGTGAGCACGTCCGGTGTTGCTCTGCAGACACAgattcacacacacatgtgctACGCAGAGGTGAACGACGTCATCCACACCATCGCGGCCATGGATGCCGACGTGATTTCCATTGAGGCCTCTCGTTCAGACATGGAGCCACTCACTTCGTTCGCCGACTTTACCTACCCGAACTGCGTCGGCCCGGGGGTGTACGACATCCACAGCCCTAACATCCCCACCATCCAGTCGATTGTCGACTTGCTGCTCAGGGCGACGCAGCACATCCCTGTCCGGCAGCTATGGGTGAACCCCGACTGCGGTTTGAAGACTCGTACCTGGGACGAGTGCCGCGCGGCGTTGCACAACatggtcgccgccgccactgagTTGCGCCGCATCAAGCCACAGTGA